One window from the genome of Spiractinospora alimapuensis encodes:
- a CDS encoding CPBP family intramembrane glutamic endopeptidase, whose protein sequence is MTTAKAEPRDDSVPSSPGSPAVAALTPRLLGWEIAVVLAASVAAYAVESTISFVGVLTSPESLSAQQANLVVPGAQSERPWLDLAVQVFRIVNALVPVVLVVYLLHRTRESAARIGFDVRRPGFDLGYGALLAGLIGAGGLVVYLVSVNLGLTRPIAPSTLHPHWWQIPVLVLQAVKNGVLEEVIVVGYLMHRFGQLGRMWGWSPRRSAIVATATSSGLRAFYHLYQGVGMFFGNLVMGVVFCWFYHRFGRVMPLVVAHAVIDIVAFVGAVYLIGALDWLPV, encoded by the coding sequence ATGACCACCGCGAAGGCCGAACCGCGGGACGACAGTGTCCCTTCCTCTCCCGGGTCCCCCGCCGTCGCCGCGTTGACGCCGCGGCTGTTGGGCTGGGAGATCGCCGTGGTGTTGGCGGCATCCGTCGCCGCCTACGCGGTCGAGTCCACGATCTCCTTCGTCGGGGTCCTGACGTCGCCGGAGAGCCTGTCGGCGCAGCAGGCCAACCTGGTGGTCCCCGGCGCGCAGTCCGAACGGCCGTGGCTGGACCTCGCCGTCCAGGTGTTCCGGATCGTCAACGCGCTCGTCCCGGTCGTTCTCGTCGTCTACCTGCTGCACCGCACCCGGGAGTCCGCCGCGCGCATCGGGTTCGACGTACGACGCCCGGGCTTCGACCTCGGCTACGGCGCCCTGCTCGCCGGCCTGATCGGCGCGGGGGGCCTGGTGGTCTACCTGGTCTCGGTCAATCTCGGACTCACGCGCCCCATCGCGCCGAGCACCCTGCACCCCCACTGGTGGCAGATCCCGGTCCTCGTTCTCCAGGCGGTGAAGAACGGAGTCCTGGAAGAGGTGATCGTCGTCGGTTACCTCATGCACCGCTTCGGGCAGCTCGGCCGGATGTGGGGCTGGTCCCCGCGCCGCTCGGCGATCGTCGCGACGGCGACCAGCTCGGGACTGCGCGCCTTCTACCACCTCTACCAGGGGGTGGGAATGTTCTTCGGGAACCTGGTGATGGGGGTCGTCTTCTGCTGGTTCTACCATCGCTTCGGTCGGGTGATGCCGCTGGTGGTGGCGCACGCGGTCATCGACATCGTGGCGTTCGTCGGAGCGGTGTACCTGATCGGCGCGCTGGACTGGTTGCCGGTCTAG
- a CDS encoding CynX/NimT family MFS transporter: protein MTQRESEVRLPARRSWTVAILLVLGIGLAGLNLRIAVTSVGPILEELTNGLGLSALGAGLLTTLPVVCFALFGGFTPVLARLIGEQRLLLVALCAIALGSGARGFAEPTWLFMVCSAVALSGGAVGNVLLPGLIKRLFPDRVGALTTLYTTAMAVGSALAAALTVPAMHAVSGDWRIVLTGYAAFAVIAAVPWVIVLLGGTSSAAGSSTLSVRRVLGSAMGWQSITYFGTQSALAYILFGWYSQLLRTSGLGAAEAGVQLSYLSALAIPTSLLLPGLAVRIRDQRWIVVACSSCYVVGLVGLGIAPVAAPWVWSTLLGVAMSSFPLALTLFAIRTRTAAGTATLSATSQSVGYLIGGAGPLLFGLAYGATGGWGLSVVIALCAVVANATAGLLIARPRYLEDSLDAQRPRR, encoded by the coding sequence ATGACACAACGTGAGAGCGAGGTTCGGCTCCCGGCGCGCCGCTCCTGGACCGTCGCGATACTTCTCGTCCTCGGCATCGGCCTGGCCGGCCTCAACCTTCGCATCGCCGTGACCAGCGTTGGGCCGATCCTGGAGGAGCTCACCAACGGACTGGGCCTCAGCGCGCTCGGCGCTGGCCTGCTGACGACGCTTCCCGTCGTCTGCTTCGCCCTCTTCGGTGGTTTCACCCCCGTGCTCGCCCGCCTGATCGGGGAACAGCGCCTCCTGCTGGTGGCCCTGTGCGCGATCGCGCTCGGCTCCGGAGCACGTGGGTTCGCCGAGCCCACGTGGCTGTTCATGGTCTGCAGCGCCGTCGCCCTGTCGGGCGGAGCCGTGGGCAACGTCCTGCTCCCCGGCCTGATCAAGCGACTCTTTCCCGACCGCGTGGGCGCGCTGACGACGCTGTACACCACCGCCATGGCAGTCGGCAGCGCGCTCGCCGCGGCGCTGACCGTACCCGCGATGCACGCCGTCAGCGGCGACTGGCGGATCGTCCTGACCGGGTACGCTGCCTTCGCAGTGATCGCCGCGGTTCCGTGGGTCATCGTCCTGTTGGGAGGTACCTCCTCGGCCGCCGGCAGCTCCACGCTGAGCGTGCGCCGCGTCCTGGGCAGCGCGATGGGATGGCAGAGCATCACCTACTTCGGCACCCAGTCCGCGCTGGCCTACATCCTGTTCGGCTGGTACTCCCAGCTCCTGCGGACCAGTGGCCTGGGCGCCGCCGAGGCCGGAGTGCAGCTCTCCTACCTGTCCGCGCTGGCGATCCCCACGTCACTGCTGCTCCCGGGGCTCGCCGTCCGGATCCGCGACCAGCGATGGATCGTGGTCGCGTGTAGTAGCTGCTACGTGGTCGGCCTCGTCGGCCTGGGGATCGCGCCGGTCGCGGCGCCCTGGGTGTGGTCCACCCTCCTCGGTGTCGCCATGTCCAGTTTCCCGTTGGCCCTCACCCTCTTCGCCATCCGAACCCGGACCGCCGCGGGGACGGCGACGCTGTCCGCGACGTCCCAGAGCGTCGGCTACCTCATCGGTGGGGCCGGACCCCTGCTGTTCGGCCTGGCCTACGGGGCCACCGGTGGCTGGGGCCTGTCGGTCGTCATCGCGTTGTGCGCCGTCGTCGCCAACGCCACCGCCGGACTCCTCATCGCACGTCCGCGCTACCTGGAGGACTCCCTGGACGCCCAGCGCCCTCGGCGCTGA
- a CDS encoding FadR/GntR family transcriptional regulator codes for MPLASTRRTGLVEQVITQIRTQIDSGEWRVGDRIPTETELSDQLEVGRNTVREAVRALAHTGLLEIRQGAGTFVRASSELAGALRRRVERGKLRETLEVRRALEVEAARLAATRRTDTDLEELNTQLRRRKAAHDVGDPAAFVDSDVALHRAVVRASHSPLLIELYSNLTPGITEGIASMVLEDGTETVPIDHTPLVAAIRDRDPDAAAQETTRFIDELLEENQD; via the coding sequence GTGCCCCTCGCCTCGACACGACGAACGGGACTCGTCGAACAGGTCATCACCCAGATCCGCACCCAGATTGACTCAGGCGAGTGGCGGGTCGGCGACCGGATACCGACCGAGACGGAACTGTCGGACCAACTGGAGGTGGGGAGGAACACGGTGCGCGAGGCCGTGCGCGCCCTCGCCCACACGGGTCTGTTGGAGATCCGCCAGGGCGCCGGCACGTTCGTGCGGGCGTCCAGCGAACTCGCGGGGGCGCTACGTCGCCGCGTGGAACGCGGAAAGCTACGCGAGACCCTGGAGGTGCGCCGCGCCTTGGAGGTGGAGGCGGCCCGGCTGGCGGCGACCCGTCGCACCGACACCGACCTCGAGGAACTCAACACCCAGTTGCGCCGGCGCAAAGCGGCCCACGACGTGGGGGACCCGGCCGCGTTCGTCGACTCCGACGTCGCCCTGCACCGCGCCGTCGTCCGCGCCTCCCACAGCCCGCTGCTGATCGAGCTGTACAGCAACCTGACCCCCGGAATCACCGAGGGTATCGCCAGCATGGTCCTCGAGGACGGGACCGAGACGGTGCCCATCGACCACACACCACTGGTCGCCGCCATCCGCGACCGGGACCCCGACGCCGCGGCCCAGGAGACCACGCGGTTCATCGACGAACTCCTGGAGGAGAACCAGGACTAG
- a CDS encoding RraA family protein, which yields MALADTLTALGTTALAKNGAQSLGSHLFPVWPGAALAGAALPVACLPGDNLAIHVAVAQATPRTVLVVDTAADPDYGYVGEILAVAAQIRDLAGIMVEGSVRDVVGITRCGLPVVGTGVSVREPTSERGGSVGETVHLAGGAQPVRRGDWVAADEDGAVVLARADTARIVAATIAASEHERTVLDALSNGRSTLDVLNLDPSRVTGWSGAPVAARAVGRP from the coding sequence GTGGCGCTCGCGGACACCCTGACCGCGTTGGGAACGACGGCACTCGCCAAGAACGGGGCCCAGTCGCTGGGATCTCACCTGTTCCCGGTATGGCCCGGAGCGGCCCTGGCGGGAGCGGCGCTGCCCGTGGCGTGCCTGCCCGGTGACAACCTCGCCATCCACGTCGCGGTCGCGCAGGCGACGCCGCGTACCGTCCTCGTCGTGGACACCGCCGCGGATCCGGACTACGGCTACGTCGGCGAGATCCTGGCGGTGGCCGCCCAGATTCGCGACCTCGCGGGGATCATGGTCGAGGGGAGCGTGCGTGACGTCGTGGGCATCACCCGCTGTGGACTTCCGGTCGTCGGCACCGGTGTCTCGGTACGTGAACCCACCTCCGAACGTGGCGGAAGCGTCGGTGAGACGGTCCATCTGGCCGGGGGAGCCCAGCCGGTGCGGCGCGGCGACTGGGTCGCCGCCGACGAGGACGGAGCGGTCGTCCTCGCCCGCGCCGACACCGCGCGGATCGTCGCCGCCACCATCGCCGCCTCCGAACACGAGCGCACCGTCCTGGACGCGCTGTCCAACGGACGCAGCACGCTGGACGTCCTCAATCTGGACCCCTCACGCGTCACCGGCTGGTCCGGAGCCCCCGTCGCCGCCCGAGCGGTGGGACGCCCCTGA
- the folP gene encoding dihydropteroate synthase, which produces MAVVNRTPDSFYDRGSTFGFDAAVRAVDTAVSRGADIVDIGGVRAGYGPAVDAVEEARRTVGLIEEVRRRHPTVVVSVDTWRAEVADLCARAGADLINDTWAGADPDLARVAADHGAGLVCSHTGGLAPRTDPHRPEYTDVVADVVDTVCRLAERAVDLGVAPERILVDPTHDFGKNTYHSLELTRRLRELTDTGWPVLVAVSNKDFIGETLDAPVGERLAGTLAVLAVSAWQGARVFRVHDAAAARDALDRVGVLAGR; this is translated from the coding sequence ATGGCGGTGGTTAACCGGACACCGGACTCCTTCTACGACCGAGGCTCGACCTTCGGCTTCGACGCCGCGGTCCGCGCCGTCGACACCGCGGTCAGTCGCGGAGCCGACATCGTGGACATCGGTGGTGTCCGGGCCGGCTACGGTCCGGCCGTGGACGCCGTCGAGGAGGCGCGCCGGACGGTGGGACTCATCGAAGAGGTCCGCCGCCGCCACCCGACCGTCGTGGTCTCGGTCGACACCTGGCGCGCCGAGGTCGCCGACCTGTGCGCGCGGGCCGGAGCCGACCTCATCAACGACACGTGGGCCGGCGCGGACCCCGACCTCGCCCGGGTCGCCGCCGACCACGGCGCCGGGCTGGTGTGCAGCCACACCGGGGGACTGGCGCCCCGCACCGACCCCCACCGCCCGGAGTACACCGACGTCGTCGCCGACGTCGTCGACACCGTGTGCCGACTCGCCGAGCGTGCGGTGGACCTCGGCGTCGCCCCCGAACGGATCCTCGTGGACCCCACCCACGACTTCGGCAAGAACACCTACCACTCCCTGGAGCTCACCCGCCGCCTGCGGGAGCTCACCGACACCGGGTGGCCGGTGCTGGTCGCGGTGTCCAACAAGGACTTCATCGGCGAGACGCTGGACGCGCCGGTGGGTGAGCGGCTGGCCGGCACACTGGCCGTTCTCGCGGTCTCGGCGTGGCAGGGGGCGCGCGTCTTCCGGGTCCACGACGCCGCGGCCGCGCGTGACGCCCTGGATCGGGTGGGTGTCCTCGCGGGACGATGA
- a CDS encoding Lrp/AsnC family transcriptional regulator → MLDAIDAALIKALQTDGRATYQTLAEGVGLSRTAVRARVRRMLTTGAIRVVGIPHAGLTGMQVFALVEFTVHGASEHLVTELQHRDSVIFAAHTAGRVPVVAYLRTANDNQLATELATLRRVTGVARTDVFRAAVGPREPVGASDPRAAVDGLDWRLIRLLQEDGRASYAELARHVGLSQAATRSRVVRLIGIGMVHVTALLEPATMGVNECVGFGAHCRGDAAAAAAHLGRVPGVNFAISGFGRFDVIGVVAGADRAGVVETLGAVRSLADITEVETWAHLGVVKERHRVARDGGQGGRTVPGGAFLPRRKPRRDGGG, encoded by the coding sequence GTGCTCGACGCCATCGACGCTGCGCTGATCAAAGCGCTCCAGACCGATGGACGAGCGACCTACCAGACCCTGGCGGAGGGCGTGGGACTGTCCCGGACGGCCGTGCGGGCGCGGGTACGCCGCATGCTCACCACCGGAGCGATCCGCGTCGTGGGGATCCCCCACGCGGGACTGACCGGGATGCAGGTGTTCGCGCTGGTGGAGTTCACCGTGCACGGCGCGAGTGAACATCTGGTGACCGAACTCCAGCATCGCGACTCCGTCATCTTCGCCGCGCACACCGCGGGGCGGGTCCCCGTCGTCGCCTACCTGCGTACGGCCAACGACAACCAGCTCGCCACGGAGCTCGCCACCCTGCGGCGCGTCACGGGCGTCGCGCGCACCGACGTGTTCCGCGCGGCCGTGGGACCACGCGAACCAGTCGGCGCCTCGGACCCTCGCGCCGCCGTCGACGGGCTGGACTGGCGGCTCATCCGCCTCCTCCAGGAGGATGGCCGCGCGTCCTACGCCGAGCTGGCCCGACACGTGGGGCTCTCCCAGGCCGCGACCCGTTCGCGCGTCGTGCGCCTGATCGGCATCGGGATGGTGCACGTCACCGCGCTGCTGGAGCCGGCCACCATGGGGGTCAACGAGTGCGTGGGATTCGGCGCCCACTGTCGCGGCGACGCCGCGGCGGCGGCCGCTCACCTTGGTAGGGTTCCCGGAGTGAACTTCGCGATCAGTGGTTTTGGTCGCTTCGACGTCATCGGCGTGGTCGCCGGCGCCGACCGGGCCGGGGTCGTGGAGACACTGGGGGCGGTCCGCTCTCTCGCCGACATCACCGAGGTGGAGACCTGGGCCCACCTCGGCGTGGTCAAGGAACGACACCGGGTCGCGCGCGACGGAGGTCAGGGTGGGCGAACTGTGCCTGGGGGAGCGTTCCTTCCCCGTCGGAAGCCACGCCGTGATGGCGGTGGTTAA
- a CDS encoding LCP family protein, with product MPESSPPVSRPGTARALLWTALSVILPGSAHLRAGKRRAGTALIVGYVVLLVAAGVAAYLMGDATRAARLALRPNVLLALGGSAVVLALLWCTVVVHSYVLLRPERSGVLARLTSVVVVAALCLTVAAPAAATLRGTYIAHDRLTSIFGADAPDHPSSSEDPTAVWGDRDRVSMLLIGSDGGDNRYGVRTDSMMVANIDVEHGDVVLIGLPRNLQNVPFPEDSELAELYPEPTGFDQLLQDVYQVVEEDPELAVTPGVPNPAADTLKDTIGYAIGLDVDYYAMVDMQGFEDLIDAIGGVRIRIEDEIPWGHRGDVLEPGVQQLTGQQSLWYVRSRIGSDDYTRMGRQGCLIQAVAEQVDPWTVVTSFQDLADAAEATLETDVPLALVSNFVDLAELVPQGSMRTLQLSPPQVSTAYPDWEEVREMVAEAVQEQEDAQAAAEEDATSTPDATETGAADDDAPDEDADTSEEGAEDEESTEWQDWSGSPSASPTTPGRQVGDEPASLDEICP from the coding sequence ATGCCCGAGTCGTCGCCCCCAGTGTCCCGTCCGGGGACCGCGCGTGCCCTCCTGTGGACCGCTCTCTCCGTCATCCTTCCGGGTTCCGCGCATCTGCGGGCCGGGAAGCGCCGCGCCGGTACCGCGCTGATCGTCGGGTACGTCGTCCTTCTCGTCGCCGCCGGAGTCGCCGCCTACCTCATGGGCGACGCCACACGCGCCGCTCGGTTGGCCCTGCGCCCGAACGTCCTGCTCGCCCTGGGCGGGTCGGCCGTGGTGCTGGCCCTGCTGTGGTGCACGGTCGTCGTCCACTCCTACGTCCTGCTGCGGCCCGAACGCAGTGGCGTTCTCGCCCGCCTCACCTCGGTGGTCGTCGTCGCCGCGCTGTGCCTCACCGTCGCCGCGCCGGCCGCGGCGACCCTGCGCGGCACCTACATCGCGCACGATCGCCTCACCTCGATCTTCGGGGCGGACGCGCCCGACCATCCGTCGTCCTCCGAGGATCCGACCGCGGTGTGGGGCGACCGGGACCGGGTCTCCATGCTGCTGATCGGCAGCGACGGTGGGGACAACCGCTACGGGGTGCGCACCGACAGCATGATGGTCGCCAACATCGACGTCGAGCACGGCGACGTGGTGCTGATCGGTCTGCCGCGAAACCTGCAGAACGTGCCGTTCCCGGAGGACTCCGAACTCGCCGAGCTCTACCCCGAGCCCACCGGCTTCGACCAACTGCTGCAGGACGTGTACCAGGTCGTCGAGGAGGATCCCGAGCTCGCGGTGACCCCGGGAGTGCCCAACCCCGCGGCCGACACCCTCAAGGACACGATCGGCTACGCGATCGGTCTGGACGTCGACTACTACGCCATGGTCGACATGCAGGGGTTCGAGGACCTGATCGACGCGATCGGCGGGGTGCGGATCCGGATCGAGGACGAGATTCCCTGGGGCCATCGGGGTGACGTCCTGGAGCCGGGTGTCCAACAGCTCACCGGCCAGCAGTCCCTGTGGTACGTGCGCTCCCGTATCGGCAGCGACGACTACACGCGGATGGGACGGCAGGGGTGCCTGATCCAGGCGGTCGCCGAGCAGGTCGACCCCTGGACCGTCGTCACGAGCTTCCAGGACCTCGCGGACGCGGCCGAGGCGACCCTGGAGACCGACGTCCCCCTGGCCTTGGTGAGCAACTTCGTCGACCTGGCGGAACTCGTCCCGCAGGGGTCCATGCGCACGCTGCAGCTATCGCCACCGCAGGTGTCGACGGCCTACCCGGACTGGGAGGAGGTCCGGGAGATGGTGGCCGAGGCGGTACAGGAGCAGGAAGACGCCCAGGCCGCGGCCGAAGAGGACGCCACCTCGACCCCTGACGCCACCGAGACCGGCGCGGCCGACGACGACGCCCCCGACGAGGACGCGGACACCTCCGAGGAGGGCGCCGAGGACGAGGAGTCCACGGAGTGGCAGGACTGGAGCGGCTCTCCCAGTGCCTCCCCCACCACACCGGGCCGTCAGGTGGGCGACGAACCGGCGTCCCTGGACGAGATCTGCCCGTAG
- a CDS encoding TldD/PmbA family protein, with protein sequence MPAIDAEFLALPARELADAALQRARDLGAEHADVRLQRMVGQLVVLADGGVESAADTDTLGFAVRVIKDGTWGFAATSLLGVDAAVATATRAVESAVMSAAVNSERIELAPEPVHTDATWVSAYEVDPFSVPTSDKTDVLAGWSRGLLADPRVDHVDAHLWQVKEQKFYADSAGTTTTQQRVRMAPVLEVISTATGTLESMRTITPPAGRGYEYLTAMEPELAELPELLAEKLAAPSVEPGDYALLIHPSNLWLTIHESIGHATELDRALGYEAAYAGTSFATPDKLGSLRYGSEIMNVTGDRTVPHGLATVGYDDEGVAAGSFELVRDGVLVGHQRDRRISALHGHDRSNGCAYADSAESVPIQRMANVSLRAAPDGPSTEEMISGVDNGIYVVGDRSWSIDMQRYNFQFTGQRFYRISGGRLAGQLRDVAYQATTTDFWGSMAAVGGPQTYVLGGSFMCGKGQPGQVAAVSHGCPTALFEGVRVLNTVQEGGQ encoded by the coding sequence GTGCCTGCAATAGACGCGGAATTCCTCGCCCTTCCCGCCCGAGAACTGGCCGACGCCGCCCTGCAACGAGCCCGGGACCTCGGCGCGGAGCACGCCGACGTACGGCTGCAGCGCATGGTCGGTCAACTGGTCGTACTCGCGGACGGTGGTGTGGAGTCCGCCGCCGACACCGACACCCTCGGGTTCGCCGTCCGGGTCATCAAGGACGGCACCTGGGGGTTCGCCGCGACGAGCCTGCTGGGCGTCGACGCCGCGGTGGCGACCGCCACGCGTGCGGTGGAGTCGGCCGTGATGTCGGCGGCGGTGAACTCCGAGCGGATCGAGCTCGCACCGGAACCGGTCCACACCGACGCCACCTGGGTGTCGGCGTACGAGGTGGACCCGTTCTCCGTTCCCACCAGTGACAAGACCGACGTGCTCGCCGGGTGGAGCCGAGGCCTGCTCGCCGACCCACGTGTCGATCACGTCGACGCCCACCTGTGGCAGGTCAAGGAACAGAAGTTCTACGCCGACTCCGCCGGAACCACGACCACGCAGCAACGTGTGCGCATGGCTCCCGTTCTGGAGGTCATCTCGACCGCGACGGGGACGTTGGAAAGCATGCGGACGATCACCCCGCCCGCGGGCCGTGGCTACGAGTACCTCACGGCGATGGAACCGGAGCTGGCCGAACTGCCCGAGCTGCTCGCGGAGAAGCTCGCCGCGCCGAGCGTGGAGCCGGGGGACTACGCGCTACTCATCCACCCGTCCAATCTGTGGCTCACGATTCACGAGTCGATCGGACACGCCACCGAACTGGACCGGGCGCTCGGGTACGAGGCGGCCTACGCGGGAACGTCGTTCGCCACCCCGGACAAGCTGGGATCCCTCCGCTACGGCTCGGAGATCATGAACGTCACCGGGGATCGCACGGTGCCCCACGGGCTGGCCACCGTGGGCTACGACGACGAGGGCGTCGCGGCCGGCTCCTTCGAACTGGTCCGCGACGGCGTGCTCGTCGGGCACCAGCGTGACCGTCGGATCTCGGCGCTGCACGGCCACGACCGGTCCAACGGATGCGCCTACGCCGACTCCGCGGAGTCCGTTCCGATCCAGCGGATGGCGAACGTGTCCCTGCGGGCGGCGCCGGACGGCCCTTCGACCGAGGAGATGATCTCCGGTGTCGACAACGGCATCTACGTGGTCGGAGACCGCAGTTGGTCGATCGACATGCAGCGCTACAACTTCCAGTTCACCGGACAGCGCTTCTACCGGATCTCCGGCGGCCGGCTGGCGGGACAGCTTCGCGACGTCGCCTACCAGGCCACCACGACCGACTTCTGGGGGTCGATGGCGGCGGTCGGCGGACCCCAGACCTACGTGCTCGGCGGGTCCTTCATGTGCGGGAAGGGGCAGCCGGGGCAGGTCGCGGCCGTGAGTCACGGCTGTCCGACCGCCCTGTTCGAAGGAGTCCGGGTTCTCAACACCGTTCAGGAGGGTGGCCAGTGA
- a CDS encoding metallopeptidase TldD-related protein: MVLVSETSSANLRWANNTLTTNGVTRGRTVTVIALTHGPQGTAAGVVSRTGAPDDALAELVASAEAVSREAAPAEEARPLLTPEDAASGDFTSEAPVTDMSVLRDVADGLGEAFGRARSTGQLLYGYAEHDLTTTYLGTSTGVRLCHSQPTGTIELNAKKPEFASSTWVGQSTRDFGDVDVLALAAETDRRTQWASRTMDLPAGRYETLMPPSTVGDMMIDLYQAMGARDAEEGRTVFSRPNGATSVGERLAHLPVTLRSDPAEPGLECAPFLATERTGRTVTAFDNGLPLRPTRWIDQGTVGALGQTRHSADLTGQPVTGFVDNLVLEHHGATRTLDDMIADTRRGLLLTCLWYIRVVDPQTLLLTGLTRDGVYLVEDGEIVGAVNNFRFNESPASLLERATEAGVTVPALSRETGDYFSRTAMPALRVPDFNMSSVSQAS; this comes from the coding sequence ATGGTGCTGGTCTCCGAGACCAGCAGCGCGAACCTGCGGTGGGCCAACAACACGCTGACGACCAACGGCGTGACACGGGGACGCACGGTCACCGTGATCGCGCTGACCCACGGCCCCCAGGGCACCGCCGCCGGGGTGGTGAGCCGCACCGGAGCACCGGACGACGCCCTGGCCGAGCTGGTCGCCTCGGCGGAGGCGGTGAGCCGCGAGGCCGCCCCGGCGGAGGAGGCCCGTCCCCTCCTCACGCCCGAGGACGCCGCGTCGGGCGACTTCACCTCCGAGGCTCCGGTCACCGACATGTCGGTGCTGCGCGACGTCGCCGACGGACTCGGGGAGGCCTTCGGCCGCGCGCGGTCGACGGGGCAACTGCTGTACGGCTACGCCGAACACGACCTCACCACCACCTATCTCGGCACCTCCACCGGGGTGCGTCTGTGCCACAGTCAACCGACCGGGACGATCGAGCTCAACGCCAAGAAACCGGAGTTCGCGAGCTCGACGTGGGTCGGGCAGTCGACCCGCGACTTCGGTGACGTGGACGTCCTCGCACTCGCCGCGGAGACCGATCGCCGGACCCAGTGGGCGAGCCGCACGATGGACCTGCCGGCCGGGCGCTACGAGACCCTGATGCCCCCGTCGACGGTCGGCGACATGATGATCGACCTCTACCAGGCGATGGGCGCGCGCGACGCCGAGGAAGGGCGGACCGTCTTCTCGCGGCCGAACGGGGCCACCAGTGTCGGTGAACGGCTGGCCCACCTCCCCGTGACCCTGCGCAGTGACCCGGCCGAACCGGGCCTGGAGTGCGCCCCCTTCCTGGCCACCGAGCGGACCGGCCGGACGGTGACGGCGTTCGACAACGGCCTCCCGCTGCGGCCGACCCGGTGGATCGACCAGGGCACGGTCGGCGCGCTCGGTCAGACCCGTCACTCCGCCGACCTCACCGGTCAGCCGGTGACGGGCTTCGTGGACAACCTCGTGCTGGAACACCACGGCGCGACCCGCACCCTGGACGACATGATCGCCGACACCCGGCGCGGTCTGCTGCTCACCTGCCTGTGGTACATCCGCGTGGTCGACCCACAGACGCTCCTGCTCACCGGACTGACCCGCGACGGGGTCTACCTGGTGGAGGACGGGGAGATCGTGGGCGCGGTCAACAACTTCCGGTTCAACGAGTCGCCGGCGAGCCTGCTGGAGCGCGCCACCGAGGCCGGGGTCACCGTCCCGGCGCTCTCCCGCGAGACGGGCGACTACTTCTCCCGGACGGCCATGCCCGCGCTGCGCGTTCC